In the Leptospira sp. WS4.C2 genome, one interval contains:
- a CDS encoding M48 family metallopeptidase, translating to MTHKGCKLVLLPDEVKESPVLEIFCSKEDAKKIESIWIQTKKSQSHAHAFFYSIREMNPFILGVLSIVIIAVIGFFYFKGLELVTNFIPVSLDKSLGESVQLKMDAQFEACNTKATDKFFSEALKKVVPKGSSHQFKVSVIGSAIPNAFALSNGKIYFFSGLLNDAKSQEEVIGVLAHEIAHVEKRHHMRNLVKAGGTSLAISLIVGPGLGNMEFLETFTELGSTILVLKFSRDFETEADITSIEYLKNQNLSTSGLLTFFKRMQELEKGITESEDNPSDANAKDDEVVTKSLTDFLSTHPATDERMKTLESLIQSSKKGSVKKIVSDSTWKEVQSVCLDFKNSDSK from the coding sequence TTGACGCATAAAGGTTGTAAGTTGGTCTTATTACCTGACGAGGTAAAAGAAAGTCCAGTTTTGGAAATTTTCTGCTCCAAAGAAGATGCAAAAAAAATAGAATCCATTTGGATCCAAACAAAAAAATCGCAAAGCCATGCGCATGCGTTTTTTTATTCCATCAGAGAGATGAACCCTTTCATACTCGGGGTCCTATCCATTGTCATAATTGCCGTAATAGGCTTTTTTTATTTTAAAGGATTGGAATTAGTTACCAACTTCATTCCTGTTTCTCTAGACAAATCACTCGGTGAATCCGTTCAACTCAAAATGGATGCACAGTTTGAAGCTTGTAATACGAAAGCAACAGACAAATTCTTTTCGGAAGCGTTGAAGAAAGTTGTACCAAAAGGTAGTTCACACCAATTCAAAGTTTCAGTCATAGGCTCAGCCATTCCCAATGCCTTTGCCCTTTCCAACGGAAAGATCTATTTTTTCTCTGGATTGTTAAACGATGCCAAATCACAAGAAGAAGTCATTGGTGTATTAGCTCATGAAATTGCCCATGTGGAAAAAAGACACCATATGAGAAATTTAGTAAAGGCGGGTGGGACTTCACTTGCGATCAGTTTGATTGTTGGTCCTGGACTCGGAAATATGGAATTTTTAGAAACATTTACGGAACTTGGATCCACCATTCTTGTTCTAAAGTTTTCAAGGGATTTTGAAACGGAAGCGGATATAACTTCTATCGAATATTTAAAAAACCAAAACCTCTCTACCTCGGGCCTCCTCACATTCTTCAAACGAATGCAGGAACTAGAAAAAGGAATTACCGAATCTGAGGACAATCCTTCAGATGCCAATGCCAAGGATGATGAAGTAGTTACCAAATCACTGACTGATTTTTTAAGCACACATCCTGCCACTGATGAAAGAATGAAAACATTAGAATCCTTGATTCAATCTAGTAAAAAAGGTTCCGTAAAAAAAATTGTTTCGGACTCCACTTGGAAAGAAGTTCAGTCCGTTTGTTTGGATTTTAAAAATTCGGATTCTAAGTGA
- a CDS encoding YjgN family protein encodes MNNTRLQYHATGGQLFILLLKNMFLTVVTLGIYSFWARTNVQKFMAENLEWAGERFSFHGTGKERFIGFLKALGIFIVLYIGIYIIQTILSYIPIPYFGMIVGYLLTLGVFLALVPIIVVGGRKYLTSRTGYRNLRFGFDGKILEVAKLYGKGILLTIITLGIYYPWFFAEKEAYIQSKTRYGNTNFGFSAEGKEIFFLYLKGFLLSIVTLGIYYSWFLADVQNYIWNRTSFQGKKFRSDITGGKIFVNFLIAYLIILFTLGIGFAWVVVRMTKLFIESVSLEAEVDFSTISAQPDAKANATAEGLEALAETLEAFLT; translated from the coding sequence ATGAACAACACTAGATTACAATACCATGCGACGGGAGGGCAACTCTTCATACTTTTATTGAAGAATATGTTTCTCACCGTAGTAACTTTAGGGATATATAGCTTTTGGGCAAGAACCAACGTACAAAAGTTTATGGCAGAAAATTTGGAATGGGCAGGAGAACGTTTTTCCTTCCACGGAACAGGAAAAGAGAGATTCATTGGTTTCCTCAAGGCATTAGGAATTTTCATAGTCCTTTATATTGGAATCTATATCATTCAAACCATCCTTTCTTACATTCCCATCCCTTATTTCGGTATGATCGTAGGGTATCTCCTAACACTCGGGGTATTCCTGGCACTCGTTCCTATTATTGTAGTAGGTGGCCGAAAGTATCTTACTTCACGTACCGGATACCGTAACCTACGTTTTGGGTTCGATGGAAAGATTTTGGAAGTTGCAAAACTTTACGGAAAAGGCATTCTATTAACAATCATTACATTAGGAATTTATTACCCTTGGTTTTTTGCTGAAAAAGAAGCTTACATACAAAGCAAAACAAGATATGGAAATACAAACTTCGGATTTTCGGCAGAAGGTAAGGAAATCTTTTTCCTCTATTTAAAAGGGTTTCTTTTGAGTATCGTAACTCTTGGAATCTACTATTCTTGGTTTTTGGCAGATGTTCAAAACTACATTTGGAATCGTACAAGTTTCCAAGGGAAAAAATTTAGATCCGATATCACTGGTGGCAAAATTTTTGTTAATTTTCTCATCGCTTATTTAATTATCCTATTTACTTTAGGAATTGGATTTGCTTGGGTTGTCGTCCGAATGACCAAACTCTTCATCGAGTCAGTTAGTTTGGAGGCAGAGGTTGATTTCTCTACCATTTCAGCACAACCAGATGCCAAGGCGAATGCTACCGCGGAAGGTTTGGAAGCACTTGCGGAAACTTTAGAAGCCTTCCTCACTTAA
- a CDS encoding GDP-mannose 4,6-dehydratase, producing the protein MKKKQTLVTGASGFVGSYLLPALEAQGESQIHCFQGDIRDRKTVLKNLEEIQPDVLIHLAAQAFVPIAIENPWETEEINVGGTLNLLESLHRLQRPCKMLYVSSADVYGKQNLSLLPLKESFLPNPVNPYAGSKLAAESYCRQYAHYSPFVSAVIARPFNHIGIGQRKEFVIPNFCSQIIEAKHRGKSTISVGDLEPTRDFSHVEDIVSGYLTLIEKGESGEIYNICSGEERSIRYMVEELVKFSGHDIQFEVDAGRVRASETSKVYGDNSKLKALGWKNKHSLSETLEQIYNHLESEFLKSKQTD; encoded by the coding sequence ATGAAAAAAAAACAAACTTTAGTCACCGGAGCCAGCGGATTCGTCGGAAGTTATCTACTTCCTGCACTTGAAGCCCAAGGCGAATCCCAAATCCATTGTTTTCAAGGTGACATTCGCGACCGAAAAACTGTTCTTAAGAATCTAGAAGAGATCCAGCCGGATGTTCTCATCCATTTAGCAGCCCAGGCCTTTGTTCCTATTGCCATCGAAAATCCTTGGGAAACGGAAGAAATCAATGTTGGAGGGACATTGAATCTATTAGAATCCTTACATCGCCTCCAACGGCCATGTAAAATGTTGTACGTTTCCTCTGCAGATGTATATGGGAAACAAAACCTCTCACTGCTTCCGTTGAAAGAATCTTTTTTACCAAATCCGGTAAATCCTTATGCAGGTAGCAAATTAGCTGCGGAATCTTATTGCAGACAGTATGCCCATTATAGCCCTTTTGTTTCCGCCGTAATAGCTCGACCATTCAATCATATTGGGATTGGACAAAGGAAAGAGTTTGTGATTCCTAATTTTTGTTCCCAAATCATCGAAGCCAAACATAGGGGAAAGTCGACCATTTCCGTTGGGGATTTAGAACCTACTCGAGATTTTTCTCATGTAGAAGATATCGTTAGCGGATATTTGACTTTAATTGAAAAGGGTGAATCTGGCGAAATTTACAATATCTGTTCTGGGGAAGAAAGAAGTATCCGCTATATGGTGGAAGAGTTAGTCAAATTTTCTGGACATGATATACAATTTGAAGTGGATGCCGGACGAGTGAGAGCGTCTGAAACATCCAAAGTGTACGGAGATAATTCTAAATTAAAAGCACTTGGTTGGAAAAACAAACATAGTTTAAGCGAAACTTTAGAACAAATTTACAATCACTTAGAATCCGAATTTTTAAAATCCAAACAAACGGACTGA
- a CDS encoding patatin-like phospholipase family protein, giving the protein MLSLGRGIEFVDFMGVREQVLQTLVKIFPSYDASLAIAGGGCKAFYALGVGKTLREWGVRFTEVSGVSAGAAMALCILSQTEEESVEYFEEITKRNSRNFHFSNFLRGESTFPHEDMYRRTIRFGMKFDKVLESGAKVWIHSVKAHPKEDSLKNKFRLARLISETGRAFILDDRDRSDGIPANRTAEMIKKWNMVDVDFTEKDFVNSETIEQFIMNSSSIPPIVDFQSVDDEYYLDGGLTNNMVIETFSPNAKIIGIHYEPNTIVGKDPELLAKTYLMTPSKPLPITSFDYTNPKGVRETFELGKADALAQKTAILNYLR; this is encoded by the coding sequence ATGCTTTCGTTGGGAAGGGGAATAGAATTTGTCGATTTTATGGGCGTTCGAGAACAAGTATTACAAACACTAGTCAAAATATTTCCCTCTTATGATGCTTCTCTTGCCATTGCCGGGGGTGGATGTAAGGCATTTTATGCTTTGGGGGTTGGAAAAACTCTCCGTGAATGGGGGGTTCGTTTCACTGAAGTTTCTGGAGTTTCTGCGGGTGCTGCTATGGCCCTTTGTATTCTCTCCCAAACAGAAGAAGAATCAGTTGAATACTTTGAAGAAATCACAAAACGCAATTCGCGTAACTTTCATTTTTCGAATTTTCTTCGGGGAGAATCTACCTTTCCACACGAAGATATGTATCGGCGAACCATTCGTTTTGGAATGAAGTTCGATAAGGTTTTGGAATCAGGTGCCAAAGTTTGGATCCATTCAGTGAAAGCTCATCCCAAGGAAGATTCGCTAAAGAATAAGTTTCGTTTGGCAAGGCTCATCTCTGAAACAGGTAGGGCCTTTATTTTGGATGATCGAGACCGGTCGGATGGAATCCCTGCGAACCGGACTGCCGAGATGATTAAAAAATGGAATATGGTGGATGTGGATTTTACAGAAAAAGACTTTGTGAATTCAGAAACAATAGAACAATTCATTATGAACTCATCTTCCATTCCTCCCATTGTGGACTTTCAATCGGTTGATGATGAATATTATTTGGATGGGGGACTCACCAATAATATGGTCATCGAAACTTTTTCGCCTAACGCCAAAATCATCGGAATTCATTATGAACCGAATACGATTGTGGGTAAAGACCCAGAATTATTGGCAAAAACCTATTTGATGACTCCTTCTAAACCTTTACCGATTACCTCTTTTGATTATACCAATCCAAAAGGAGTTAGGGAAACTTTTGAATTAGGAAAAGCGGATGCCTTGGCCCAAAAAACTGCAATTCTTAATTATTTAAGATAG
- a CDS encoding glycosyltransferase family 4 protein, producing MNIHQFSAGFQLGDAISQEMLEIKRLLSKEGYTGKIFAENVFSYDRKYAEKITKAKIKPNDVLVYHHSIHSEVLDFILKYPNRKILIYHNVTPEDFFSGYDLKFSYLLRKGREDLEIIKNHFHHSFAVSHFNLSELREIGFEHVRLLPLHLNFQKWKDVPRDLKLKSFTNPSFLFVGRIAPNKRQDDLIRFARTWKSKMGNQFSLRMLGFCNPNQQSYLDELNFMIHHLDLTEEVKIISYVDETMLKKIYSESNMFLSMSEHEGFCVPLMEAMYFHLPVVAFAAGAIPETLNQSGILFASKDFDSLVPLVDSIFKKSELRNSIIGSQNIRLNEYLQSTSILPLLEVVRD from the coding sequence ATGAACATACACCAATTTTCCGCAGGATTTCAGTTAGGTGACGCAATCTCTCAAGAGATGTTAGAAATCAAACGTTTACTTTCTAAAGAAGGCTATACTGGAAAAATTTTTGCGGAAAACGTATTTTCTTATGATAGGAAGTATGCAGAAAAAATTACCAAAGCAAAAATCAAACCAAATGATGTATTGGTTTACCACCATTCGATTCATAGCGAAGTTTTAGATTTTATTTTAAAATATCCAAACAGAAAAATCCTAATTTATCACAATGTCACACCGGAAGATTTTTTTAGTGGGTATGATCTTAAGTTTTCTTATTTATTGCGAAAGGGAAGAGAAGATTTAGAAATTATTAAGAACCACTTCCATCATTCGTTTGCCGTTTCTCATTTTAACTTAAGCGAATTACGAGAGATAGGATTTGAACATGTTCGCCTGCTCCCACTTCACCTAAACTTTCAAAAATGGAAAGACGTTCCACGTGATCTCAAACTAAAATCATTTACAAACCCTTCCTTTTTGTTTGTTGGTCGTATTGCACCGAACAAACGCCAAGATGATTTAATACGTTTTGCAAGAACATGGAAATCAAAAATGGGAAATCAGTTCTCTTTGCGCATGCTTGGTTTTTGTAACCCGAACCAACAATCTTACTTGGACGAACTTAATTTTATGATCCATCACTTAGATCTTACAGAGGAAGTAAAAATTATTTCTTATGTTGATGAAACAATGTTAAAAAAGATTTACTCAGAAAGTAACATGTTTTTATCGATGAGTGAACATGAAGGTTTTTGTGTTCCGCTTATGGAAGCAATGTATTTCCACCTACCTGTGGTTGCTTTTGCCGCAGGAGCCATCCCGGAAACCTTAAATCAATCTGGCATTCTTTTTGCATCGAAAGATTTCGATTCGCTTGTTCCTCTCGTTGATTCCATTTTCAAAAAGTCAGAGCTTCGAAATTCAATCATTGGTTCTCAAAACATTAGATTAAATGAATATTTACAATCCACTAGCATTCTGCCTCTACTTGAAGTAGTGAGAGATTAA
- a CDS encoding glycosyltransferase family 4 protein, producing the protein MNVFQHLDELKDSDGVGNDAMGLAEVFISLGYKSHFITRLERKGKPLESQFHLVNSFQYPTTSKDIHILHYGGAGYPYSLFQNLPGKKILRFHNITPAYFYKDSTTPEIFLAMEKFESLSYLEIASLSIICDSIWCDSEFNFQTVSEYQFRNPYVIPICKTYHVKSSIESEIRDHSLVFVGRYSPQKKWEDLIDLFSYWIKEFPDAHCFCIGSVIGAFDGYFDKLTEVVRNLKLEERVHFLTGKSDLEVISILKKSGAFVSMSEHEGFCLPILEAFGAGIPVFAYSAGAIPGTMQGAGYLFHSKNFPLMVKEIKENSFQKEKRTSLVSDQFKILESYNQFPFPDVISGILDSGIQ; encoded by the coding sequence ATGAATGTTTTTCAACATTTAGATGAACTAAAAGATTCTGATGGCGTGGGAAACGATGCAATGGGACTTGCAGAAGTTTTCATTTCCCTTGGTTACAAATCACATTTTATTACAAGATTGGAAAGAAAGGGAAAACCTTTAGAAAGCCAATTCCATTTAGTAAATTCGTTTCAGTATCCCACAACTTCCAAAGACATCCACATCTTACATTACGGTGGTGCAGGTTATCCTTATAGTTTATTCCAAAATTTACCAGGTAAAAAGATCTTAAGATTTCACAACATAACGCCTGCTTATTTTTACAAAGATTCAACAACTCCCGAGATTTTTTTAGCCATGGAAAAATTTGAATCTTTGTCTTATTTGGAAATCGCAAGTTTATCCATTATTTGTGATTCTATTTGGTGTGATTCTGAATTTAACTTCCAAACGGTTTCTGAATACCAATTCAGAAATCCGTATGTAATTCCAATTTGCAAAACCTATCATGTTAAATCCTCGATTGAATCCGAAATTCGAGACCATTCTTTGGTTTTTGTAGGACGATATTCACCTCAAAAGAAATGGGAAGACTTAATTGATCTTTTCTCTTATTGGATAAAGGAATTTCCTGATGCTCATTGTTTTTGTATCGGTTCTGTCATTGGAGCTTTCGATGGGTACTTCGACAAACTAACGGAAGTTGTGCGGAATTTAAAATTGGAGGAGAGAGTCCATTTTTTAACCGGAAAGTCTGATTTAGAAGTGATTTCCATTCTAAAGAAATCTGGTGCCTTCGTTTCCATGAGTGAACATGAAGGTTTTTGTTTACCGATTCTGGAAGCTTTTGGAGCAGGAATTCCTGTCTTTGCCTATTCCGCAGGTGCGATTCCGGGAACCATGCAGGGTGCAGGTTACTTATTTCATTCAAAAAATTTTCCCTTAATGGTAAAAGAAATAAAAGAGAATTCATTTCAAAAGGAAAAACGAACTTCCTTAGTTTCCGATCAATTCAAAATATTGGAATCTTATAACCAATTTCCATTTCCAGATGTGATTTCTGGTATTCTTGACTCTGGTATCCAATGA